A region of Candidatus Bathyarchaeota archaeon DNA encodes the following proteins:
- a CDS encoding aminotransferase class III-fold pyridoxal phosphate-dependent enzyme, protein MEKILGGGFPVGAFCGPVEIMERIDHTRYQRPHYSFHGGTFTANPITMTAGLTTLKILEDGHLINELNRLGDKIRQQTADIFKANNIDVQVTGTGSLFSVYFTKDEVKNPNAVLRADMKKLLEYHSRLLVNGVFFLPGHYGALCTAHMKEDIEKLFSETESFAKALK, encoded by the coding sequence TTGGAAAAAATTTTAGGCGGGGGCTTTCCAGTAGGCGCCTTTTGCGGCCCGGTTGAAATTATGGAAAGGATTGACCATACCCGTTATCAGAGACCCCATTACTCGTTTCACGGCGGAACTTTCACAGCAAACCCCATAACCATGACGGCGGGTTTAACAACTCTCAAAATTCTCGAAGATGGACATCTAATAAACGAGTTAAATCGTCTCGGAGACAAAATAAGACAGCAAACAGCAGACATTTTCAAAGCTAATAACATAGACGTGCAAGTCACCGGAACAGGCTCTTTGTTTTCTGTCTATTTCACCAAAGATGAAGTCAAGAATCCTAATGCTGTCCTAAGAGCTGACATGAAAAAGCTTCTAGAGTATCATTCAAGACTGCTGGTAAACGGCGTATTCTTCCTTCCAGGCCATTATGGCGCGTTATGCACAGCACATATGAAAGAAGACATTGAAAAGCTCTTTTCCGAAACGGAAAGTTTTGCCAAAGCTTTAAAGTGA
- a CDS encoding molybdenum cofactor guanylyltransferase, translating to MDKSAVILAGGFSKWLGSDKGLIMLAGKPLVDYVLNAVDDVVDEKIVVVSSKAQAKKFSEALKSDAKIIVDKSEIQSPLTGASAGFSETCGRYALLLPCDIPLVLKETLTLLLEICINKSAVVPRWPDGHIEPLHAAYHIKLALDAAEKTLNAGKLDMHSMIENLNGIRYISTLVLQQFDPELKTFFNVNTLVDLKRAEQFLKSREIIERQRRKSL from the coding sequence TTGGATAAGTCGGCGGTAATATTGGCTGGAGGATTTTCCAAATGGTTAGGCTCTGACAAGGGACTGATAATGTTGGCCGGAAAACCCCTTGTTGATTACGTACTGAATGCGGTTGACGATGTTGTAGATGAAAAGATTGTTGTTGTAAGTTCTAAGGCTCAAGCGAAAAAATTCTCTGAAGCTCTGAAATCAGATGCAAAAATTATTGTCGACAAAAGTGAAATACAAAGTCCCTTGACAGGAGCATCAGCGGGGTTCAGTGAAACTTGCGGAAGGTATGCGCTTCTGCTTCCATGTGACATCCCACTGGTTTTAAAAGAAACTTTGACATTACTCCTTGAAATATGCATAAATAAAAGCGCGGTTGTTCCACGATGGCCTGATGGCCATATCGAACCGCTACATGCAGCATATCACATTAAACTAGCATTGGATGCAGCGGAAAAAACCTTAAACGCTGGGAAACTTGACATGCACTCTATGATTGAAAACCTTAATGGAATACGCTATATTTCAACTCTTGTTCTTCAGCAATTTGACCCTGAACTTAAAACATTTTTCAACGTTAACACTTTGGTAGACCTAAAAAGGGCCGAACAGTTCTTGAAAAGTAGAGAAATCATTGAGCGACAGCGACGAAAATCACTTTAA
- a CDS encoding MinD/ParA family protein, with protein MGKIVAVHSYKGGTGKTLLSINLAVSLAKLGRKVCLMDLDFRAPSLSTLLNIKGADYWLNDYLNGLCEIDKVLINLSERINNQGEFFTGLANPSIEAIRDMSSKDRKWEMRALGRLLSLRNSVLNAKGFDYIVFDTSPGLQYSSINAIVAADLVVVATTLDNSDVEGTKRMLKNLYDLFEKKTELVLNKVMYNDALTTRKDKLQVMVKETYGVPLLGVIPCFCDISRAEGKIIFVHEKPEHPFTKILGDMAAKIDKF; from the coding sequence ATGGGCAAAATAGTGGCAGTTCACTCTTATAAGGGTGGAACTGGAAAAACTCTCCTTTCAATTAATTTGGCGGTATCCCTAGCCAAGCTTGGCAGAAAAGTCTGCCTCATGGATTTAGATTTTAGAGCACCGAGCCTCTCGACACTGCTAAATATAAAGGGAGCAGACTATTGGCTTAACGACTATCTCAACGGCCTATGCGAAATAGATAAGGTTTTGATAAATCTAAGTGAAAGGATCAACAATCAAGGCGAATTCTTCACGGGACTGGCTAACCCTTCCATCGAAGCCATTAGAGACATGTCATCAAAAGATAGGAAATGGGAAATGCGCGCCTTGGGAAGATTGCTCTCACTTAGAAACTCCGTTTTAAACGCTAAGGGTTTCGACTACATAGTTTTCGACACAAGTCCTGGACTACAATATTCATCAATAAATGCTATAGTTGCTGCAGACCTCGTAGTTGTGGCCACCACACTTGACAACTCCGATGTTGAAGGAACAAAACGCATGTTAAAGAACCTTTACGACCTTTTTGAAAAGAAAACAGAGCTCGTTTTGAACAAAGTCATGTATAACGATGCTCTAACCACTCGAAAAGATAAGCTTCAAGTAATGGTGAAAGAAACCTACGGGGTTCCTCTGTTGGGAGTTATACCCTGCTTCTGTGACATTTCGAGGGCTGAAGGCAAAATAATCTTTGTTCATGAAAAGCCAGAACATCCATTTACAAAGATTTTAGGAGACATGGCGGCCAAAATAGACAAATTTTAA
- a CDS encoding transcriptional regulator has product MMRRSKLEMYIDILKVLAHRGPLKLTHIMYKANVNCSVLKEYLDFLIKQNLVEERTVGKRRVVYAITPRGVTVLKHFRELKQVLPIIEEARNKAPVPY; this is encoded by the coding sequence ATGATGAGACGGTCCAAGCTTGAAATGTACATTGACATCCTTAAGGTGTTGGCTCACCGGGGCCCGTTGAAGCTGACTCACATTATGTATAAAGCGAATGTAAACTGCAGTGTTTTAAAAGAGTACCTGGACTTTTTAATCAAACAAAACCTTGTTGAGGAGAGAACCGTCGGCAAAAGACGCGTTGTTTACGCCATAACCCCAAGAGGCGTAACAGTTCTTAAACATTTCAGAGAACTAAAACAGGTTTTGCCAATAATTGAAGAAGCCAGAAACAAGGCCCCTGTGCCCTACTAG
- a CDS encoding class I SAM-dependent methyltransferase encodes MKNKKFHLILLEMSRNLEPALVRRLLEFPYLPSPLSVVDAALNMVEVKPGEVFADLGCGDGTVLLRAAEKFKTYCVGFEINPKLAMLAHWKAKNSGVNHLIDIVCADIFAVDISRLNVIYLYPFPTIISRLSEKIATECQKGTRILVHDYRLEGLNPVKSIKIYEKSIHTHLIYLYIK; translated from the coding sequence TTGAAAAATAAAAAGTTTCATTTAATCCTTCTGGAAATGAGCCGCAACCTTGAGCCAGCTTTAGTTAGAAGACTTTTAGAGTTTCCATATCTTCCAAGCCCGCTCAGTGTGGTTGACGCAGCCTTGAACATGGTTGAAGTTAAACCAGGAGAAGTTTTCGCCGACCTTGGTTGTGGAGACGGAACGGTGCTTCTGCGTGCAGCTGAAAAATTTAAGACTTATTGCGTAGGCTTTGAAATCAATCCGAAACTAGCTATGCTTGCCCACTGGAAAGCAAAAAATTCCGGAGTAAACCATTTAATAGATATTGTTTGCGCGGACATTTTTGCCGTTGACATTTCAAGGTTAAACGTAATATACTTGTATCCTTTTCCCACAATTATCAGCAGATTATCCGAAAAAATCGCCACAGAATGCCAAAAAGGCACAAGAATACTAGTTCATGACTATCGGTTAGAAGGGCTAAACCCGGTTAAAAGCATCAAAATCTATGAAAAAAGCATTCACACCCACTTGATATACCTATACATCAAGTAA
- a CDS encoding 2TM domain-containing protein translates to MKRPNRSFLTHLVAYIIVNAFLIIVNLYASRDILWFPWVLVGWGLGLAFHFAFSRKRFVLYEWEEKVAKIELRARKKSQKT, encoded by the coding sequence TTGAAGAGGCCAAATAGAAGTTTCCTTACACACCTCGTGGCATACATTATAGTCAACGCTTTCCTCATAATTGTCAATCTCTATGCATCACGTGATATTCTCTGGTTTCCATGGGTACTCGTCGGATGGGGTTTAGGCTTAGCCTTCCACTTTGCGTTTTCAAGGAAACGCTTTGTACTTTATGAATGGGAAGAAAAAGTAGCCAAGATAGAGTTGCGAGCAAGGAAAAAATCCCAAAAAACATAA
- a CDS encoding tRNA (adenine-N1)-methyltransferase, with protein MEGEYVLLYLDQRRTYLVKVEAGKTFHTHKGFIKLDDLIGREYGSTVSSSLGVPFTVLKPLLRDYIMKSVRRTQIMYPKDIALIIVFSGIGPGSRVVEAGTGTGALTTALAHFVRPDGRVHSYEVRSEFLETAKKNIKRAGLADLVELKNKDITAGIDEEDVDSVILDMATPWLVVSHAYQALKPCGTIVSFSPTIDQVVKTVEALRENGFIDIETIECLMRGMQTERGKTRPQTLMTAHTGYITFARKALKQPPKKEKQNC; from the coding sequence ATGGAAGGCGAATATGTACTTCTCTACTTGGATCAGCGGAGAACATATCTCGTTAAAGTTGAAGCTGGAAAAACTTTCCACACTCATAAAGGTTTCATAAAACTTGATGACTTAATTGGCAGGGAGTACGGCTCCACGGTTTCAAGTAGCCTCGGCGTTCCGTTCACAGTTCTTAAGCCATTGCTTCGCGACTATATAATGAAGAGTGTTAGGCGAACTCAAATAATGTATCCGAAGGATATCGCTCTCATTATAGTTTTCAGCGGTATAGGTCCTGGCAGCCGCGTTGTGGAGGCTGGGACAGGTACAGGTGCGTTAACAACAGCCTTAGCCCACTTTGTTAGGCCTGACGGCCGCGTCCACAGCTATGAAGTCAGAAGCGAATTCCTTGAAACAGCCAAGAAAAACATAAAACGGGCTGGCTTGGCGGATCTTGTAGAGCTTAAAAATAAGGATATTACTGCTGGCATAGACGAAGAGGATGTAGACTCCGTTATACTGGATATGGCGACGCCTTGGCTTGTTGTTTCCCACGCGTATCAGGCATTAAAACCATGTGGAACAATTGTTTCTTTTAGTCCAACCATAGACCAGGTGGTTAAAACTGTTGAAGCCCTAAGGGAAAATGGCTTCATAGACATAGAAACCATAGAATGCCTAATGCGGGGAATGCAAACAGAACGTGGCAAAACAAGACCCCAAACGCTTATGACTGCGCACACGGGCTATATAACCTTTGCAAGAAAAGCCTTAAAACAACCGCCTAAGAAAGAGAAACAGAACTGTTAA
- a CDS encoding MBL fold metallo-hydrolase: MVQNKTALIFYGGVNEIGGNKILLKDRDTVVFFDFGMSFALRKQYYSPPFLSPKSERSLQELGILPKLEGVYRFDEKSPAVDAVFLSHGHMDHSAYLSFVKREILVYCGETTKTILQAFGEIRKADLEFNVEGIEFHTFRTGDTVRVGSLEIEPIHVDHSVPGAYGFVIHTSNGAVVYTGDFRDHGAKGEMTQEFVEQAKAAEPVAVICEATNMTSVSVSSEREVEAKLNHIVSQTEGLVLAEFAYTDVDRLNSFHRAALKNNRCLAVSLRQAYLIEALSGDRKLRIPRLGDEGILVFRKSKERMYAWEKQILERYPEKVVDVEQVSKRQQNIVLTMSLYDLEQLVEIQPKPGSCYVFSSSEPFNEEMEIDFERLANWLRHYGLPQYHVHVSGHITPLRLKACLKEMNPEKIFPVHTENAELFAKFMQNLKSHVTITEKGREYKL, translated from the coding sequence ATGGTGCAAAACAAAACAGCCTTAATTTTTTATGGTGGTGTGAACGAAATCGGTGGAAACAAAATTCTTCTTAAAGACAGGGATACTGTGGTCTTCTTTGACTTTGGAATGTCTTTCGCTCTGCGAAAACAGTATTACTCGCCTCCGTTTCTTTCACCTAAGAGCGAGAGAAGCCTTCAAGAGTTAGGTATCCTTCCAAAACTTGAGGGTGTTTACCGTTTTGACGAAAAATCGCCAGCTGTAGACGCTGTCTTTCTTTCCCATGGGCACATGGACCATTCGGCTTACTTATCTTTTGTGAAGAGGGAAATTCTAGTCTACTGTGGTGAAACAACTAAGACAATTTTGCAAGCTTTTGGCGAAATCCGCAAGGCGGACTTGGAGTTTAATGTGGAAGGCATAGAGTTCCACACATTTAGGACTGGTGACACTGTTAGAGTTGGCAGTTTGGAAATTGAGCCTATACACGTTGATCATTCGGTGCCTGGTGCTTATGGCTTTGTCATTCACACTTCAAATGGAGCTGTTGTCTACACGGGTGATTTCCGGGATCACGGTGCAAAGGGTGAGATGACGCAGGAGTTTGTGGAGCAGGCTAAGGCTGCTGAGCCAGTGGCTGTTATTTGCGAGGCCACTAACATGACTAGTGTTTCGGTTTCCTCTGAAAGAGAGGTTGAAGCCAAACTGAATCATATTGTCAGCCAGACAGAGGGTTTAGTGCTTGCAGAGTTTGCCTACACGGATGTGGATAGGCTTAACTCTTTCCATAGGGCAGCCTTGAAGAACAATCGATGTTTAGCTGTTTCACTACGTCAAGCCTACTTAATTGAGGCGCTAAGCGGCGACCGGAAGCTTCGCATTCCAAGGCTTGGTGACGAGGGAATCCTTGTTTTTCGAAAGTCGAAGGAGCGCATGTACGCTTGGGAAAAGCAGATTCTTGAACGTTACCCAGAAAAGGTTGTTGATGTCGAACAAGTTTCGAAGCGTCAACAGAACATAGTTCTAACAATGTCCCTATATGACTTGGAGCAGCTGGTGGAGATCCAGCCTAAACCTGGCAGTTGCTATGTGTTTTCCTCTTCTGAGCCTTTCAACGAGGAGATGGAAATAGACTTTGAAAGGCTTGCTAATTGGCTTAGGCATTATGGTTTGCCCCAGTACCATGTGCATGTATCGGGACACATTACCCCCTTAAGGCTGAAGGCTTGCCTAAAAGAAATGAACCCTGAGAAAATTTTTCCAGTGCATACAGAGAACGCTGAGCTTTTCGCCAAGTTCATGCAAAACCTTAAAAGCCATGTTACGATAACGGAAAAAGGCAGAGAATACAAGCTTTAA